The sequence below is a genomic window from Zygosaccharomyces rouxii strain CBS732 chromosome D complete sequence.
CAAtacaaaaacaaaaaagaaatgcgCAAACCCGGAATCGAACCAGGGGCTCATCGATGgcaacgatgaattttaccactaaacCATTTGCGCATACAAACTTGATATTCGAAAAGGTACAATGAGGGGTAGTGACTACAGTGTACTTATTTTGCATCTCACATGACGAGCGGATTGTGACCAATATCTTGGAGAATAGCTTTAGAAACCTGAAGTACTGTATTCGCAAGTAATATAAAGTATTAAAATCCCACGAGCTTGTGCAATTGGGTCGTTATTTTCCTCAATTGTATATGTACGCGGTGAGTCGTGCCAGCGGCCAAAAAAATAAACTTCTTTTCTGCGCAAGCCCGGAATCGAACCAGGGGCTCATCGATGgcaacgatgaattttaccactaaacCACTTGCGCAttcaaaattgaatgaagGCTTCTTGGTCCGGAGCGCACTCGATTTACCGTCGTTTTCGACTGGTCCGTTCTCGGCTCCGTCACTTTCCATGTCTCGGCTCcgatgaaaaaaaaggtaGAATGTTGAAACGCTAAATTCAATGTAGAAAGACCAAACAACCTTCCGTATATTTAACCGTAGTTTAACCTATACGTTAGATCGTTTAATAAATAGCTGGAATTTATCACctttactattattatttatttcattttagTTTAgtttaattcttctttttttttttttccctctgctttttttctctctctttattattattgcaaaaattttgaCAAACTTTTTATCCTTATCGATTAATTGGTCCTTTTAACATCTTCTCATCACATTTTTGTATTTAAGAACAGAAATAATTAGAGAAATGTTTAAGTCACAAGTTTGCAGACGTGCTGTCGCTAGAATGTTTTCCTCTAAGCAGCCCTCTATTGGTAAATTCACCGGTAAGCCAGACCCAAAAACCGGTAACTACAAAGTTTCCTTCATCGAAGGTGATGGTATCGGCCCAGAAATTTCCAAGTCTGTTAAGGACATCTTTGCAGCTGCTAAAGTTCCAGTTGATTTCGAGTCTGTCGTAGTTAAACCTATTCTAGTCAATGGTGTTACTTCCATTCCCGAAGAAGCTCAAAAATCTATTAATACCAATTTAGTCGCATTGAAAGGACCATTGGCCACTCCTGTTGGTAAGGGTCACAGATCAATGAACTTGACATTGAGAAAAACTTTTGGTCTTTTCGCTAACCTACGTCCTGCTAAATCCGTGGAAGGTTTCAAGACAATCTATGACAACGTCAACTTGGTTTTGATCAGAGAAAACACCGAAGGTGAATACGCTGGTATTGAACACGCTATTGTTCCAGGTGTCGTTCAatctatcaaattgatCACTAGAGAAGCTTCTGAAAGAGTTATCAGATTTGCCTACGAGTACGCAAGAGCTGCTGAAAGACCAAGATTGATCGTTGTCCACAAATCAACTATCCAAAGATTGTCTGATGGTCTTTTCGTCGACGTTGCAAAGGAACTACAATCTGAATTCCCAGatatcaaattggaa
It includes:
- the IDH2 gene encoding isocitrate dehydrogenase (NAD(+)) IDH2 (highly similar to uniprot|P28241 Saccharomyces cerevisiae YOR136W IDH2 Subunit of mitochondrial NAD()-dependent isocitrate dehydrogenase which catalyzes the oxidation of isocitrate to alpha-ketoglutarate in the TCA cycle); translation: MFKSQVCRRAVARMFSSKQPSIGKFTGKPDPKTGNYKVSFIEGDGIGPEISKSVKDIFAAAKVPVDFESVVVKPILVNGVTSIPEEAQKSINTNLVALKGPLATPVGKGHRSMNLTLRKTFGLFANLRPAKSVEGFKTIYDNVNLVLIRENTEGEYAGIEHAIVPGVVQSIKLITREASERVIRFAYEYARAAERPRLIVVHKSTIQRLSDGLFVDVAKELQSEFPDIKLETELIDNAVLNTVTDPTKYSDAVSVCPNLYGDILSDMNSGLSAGSLGLTPSGNIGHKVSIFEAVHGSAPDIAGKDKANPTALLLSSVMMLHHMGLHEHASQIEKAVLTTIAAGPESRTGDLKGSASTSSFTEAVIKKL